From Athene noctua chromosome 19, bAthNoc1.hap1.1, whole genome shotgun sequence, one genomic window encodes:
- the NUFIP2 gene encoding FMR1-interacting protein NUFIP2 — translation MEEQPHHHHHHHYYYYGHHHHHHHPQSSYLPTADGRAQPKPPLRHDHKHGGPQHQDAPKRRTGYGELNGNAGEREASLKGLCSDETTTPGSRVPNGSQQLVDTNVTPKQTVKASALGKAGIKTKNFIQKNSMDKKNEKSYENKLRESQSSDKPEGVSIPNGVVTNNSSYITNGYVGRGADNDGSGSESGYTTLKKRKGRRNSAKGCENLNLVQDKIMQQEVSAPTLKQELESFKPDYSEQKGNRIENTKPVWKYEAGAGGAGRGKPGLGDVQRKNSDAKPGISSKKFDDRPKGKHASSTTSKEDSWTLFKPPPVFPVDNSSAKIVPKISYASKVKENLNKAAQTPSTSSSSSSSSAGETQAQTSSRLSQVPMSAMKSVTSASFSNGPILAGTDGSVYSPGSQPLLSTAASTVPSTSSESVPQDMSTTSTALEQKKSSLFIYPSNMQTVLLGTAQVDFPSQTNQQNLGDIFQNQWGLSFINEPSAGPETVVGKSADNQLMEVTFQGEYPATLVSQCAEIIPSGTEQPVFPKAYELDKRTSPQILSAILKPGTAVEGGVLALESHHTGDLQKADTGSQGALVFLSKDYEIENPLASPTNNLLASAKEQRYQRGLERKDSWGSFDLRAAVIYHTKEMESVWNLQKQDPKRIITYDEAMDRPDQ, via the exons atggaggagcagccccaccaccaccatcaccaccattATTACTACTacggccaccaccaccaccaccaccacccgcagAGCTCCTACCTGCCGACGGCCGACggccgagcccagcccaagccgCCGCTCCGACACGACCACAAGCACGGCGGCCCGCAGCACCAGGACGCGCCGAAACGGAGAACAG GCTACGGAGAGCTAAATGGTAACGCAGGAGAAAGAGAAGCGTCATTAAAGGGCCTGTGCTCTGATGAAACCACCACCCCAGGATCCAGGGTACCCAATGGCAGCCAGCAGCTCGTAGACACTAACGTGACCCCAAAGCAGACTGTGAAGGCCAGTGCTTTGGGGAAAGCTGGAATCAAAACCAAGAACTTCATTCAGAAAAATAGCATGGACAAAAAGAATGAGAAGTCCTACGAAAATAAACTTAGAGAAAGCCAGTCCTCAGACAAGCCAGAGGGAGTGTCTATACCAAACGGTGTAGTAACCAATAATTCTAGCTATATCACGAATGGCTATGTAGGCAGAGGGGCCGATAACGATGGTAGCGGCTCCGAGAGTGGATATACTACGCTTAAGAAACGGAAAGGCAGGCGCAACAGTGCCAAGGGTTGTGAGAACCTGAATCTAGTACAGGACAAAATAATGCAACAGGAGGTCAGTGCACCCACCTTAAAACAGGAACTTGAGAGTTTCAAGCCTGATTATAGTGAACAAAAGGGGAACCGAATTGAAAATACTAAGCCTGTTTGGAAATACGAGGCTGGGGCTGGTGGAGCAGGCCGGGGgaagcctgggcttggggatgtaCAGCGAAAAAACTCTGATGCCAAACCTGGGATTAGCAGCAAGAAGTTTGATGACCGGCCCAAAGGGAAGCACGCATCATCGACTACATCTAAAGAGGACTCATGGACCTTGTTTAAACCACCCCCGGTTTTTCCAGTGGACAATAGCAGTGCTAAAATTGTTCCCAAAATAAGTTATGCAAGTAAAGTTAAAGAAAACCTCAACAAAGCAGCTCAAACCCCATCCACATCGTCTTCGTCATCTTCGTCATCTGCCGGGGAAACTCAGGCCCAAACATCAAGTCGGCTGTCCCAGGTCCCCATGTCTGCTATGAAATCTGTTACTTCTGCTAGCTTCTCAAACGGGCCAATTCTAGCAGGGACTGATGGAAGTGTGTATTCTCCGGGGTCCCAGCCACTGCTCTCGACTGCTGCTAGTACTGTACCATCAACCTCCTCTGAGTCAGTACCCCAGGACATGAGTACAACTTCAACAGCTCTCGAACAAAAGAAATCTAGCCTTTTTATCTACCCTTCAAATATGCAAACTGTCCTTCTGGGTACAGCGCAAGTCGATTTCCCATCGCAGACAAATCAGCAGAACCTGGGAGATATCTTCCAGAATCAGTGGGGCTTGTCTTTCATAAACGAGCCCAGCGCTGGACCTGAAACTGTGGTGGGGAAATCTGCGGATAATCAGTTAATGGAAGTGACATTTCAAGGGGAATATCCTGCCACTTTGGTTTCACAGTGTGCTGAAATCATTCCCTCAGGAACTGAACAACCTGTGTTTCCTAAGGCTTATGAGCTGGATAAACGGACTAGCCCTCAAATTCTTAGTGCTATTCTTAAGCCTGGGACTGCTGTTGAGGGTGGTGTCTTAGCTTTGGAGTCGCATCACACAGGTGACCTACAAAAGGCAGACACCGGTAGCCAAGGTGCTTTAGTGTTTCTTTCAAAAGACTATGAAATAGAGAATCCTCTGGCCTCTCCTACGAACAATTTGCTAGCCTCCGCCAAAGAACAGAGGTACCAGAGAGGCCTAGAAAGGAAAGATAGCTGGGGTTCTTTTGACCTGAGGGCTGCTGTTATATATCACACTAAAG AAATGGAATCGGTTTGGAATTTGCAGAAGCAAG atCCCAAAAGGATAATCACTTACGATGAAGCCATGGATCGCCCGGATCAATGA